Below is a window of Pseudomonas eucalypticola DNA.
GCGAAAATAAAATTGGACAATGGAACCATCATCATCAGCAACCGCCTTGAAGCGCCGTTGAATGACCCGAAGGGCGCCAAAGGGCTTTTTAATTGTGACGCCAATTTTACCCCTTTGAACTTTCCGTCTCTGCCCAGCCAAAATTACGGCACACGAAAACCTGGCGATACCACTGTGTTAAATGATATTCCGGTGGGGGGCACGGGGTCACCCCGATTCTTCGAGCACCACATCAATATTCGGTTGGACACGAATACCCTGATTGAAATAAAACAGTGGTCCAGTGAGAGCGGGCACTCGCCCTCCTTGCGCGGCGTATATGGAGGAGGATGGAAGGCCCAGTGTTCGTTTACTCGATTTACACGGGTTGACTCTCCCATCCTCCATGTCGCGGATGAGATAAAAATAATCAAGTTAGATGGGGTGTCGCTCTACTACCCCATTGATTATCTATTTAACGAACAGACTCAGGCAAAAAATTTCATACCAGGACAAATCGTGATTTGGCAATCTCTATTCGACGGCGATATCACGTTCCGTGAAGGCTATAACACACCACAATTGGCAGACGTTGTAAGCACTAAGCTTTACTTATGGGATATCTACGGCAATCGTCATAACCTGACACTTCGATTTGCGGGGAGCACCAACTATAACTGGCTGATGCTGGATAAACGGTAATCCCAAGCGCCGCCTTAAGGAGTAACGCCGTGAACAATACCGACGCGTATGAAAGCGACCCCGCCTGGTACATCAGCGCCATGAACGTCAGGGTGGACTCACCTGACACCCTTTACGCGAATGGTCGGCAACAAGTGCTGGTGACGTTGCTGGTAACTGCCATGGTGGACAGGAAGGTGGTGGACCTTACGCCTAACGAAGTCAGCAACCTGCGTGTGGTGGATTATGACAACCCGACGGTGGAATACGCCCTGGACACTCCTGCCGCCGACGGCTGGACGGCCTCTCTCGATTACTATGGGTATGACTACCTGGGCACGCGCCACCCGCCGACACCGGCGCAGTTGCCTGCGCCCCAGCAGCAAAGCTTTTCTTTCTACCTGAGCGGCGATAACCGCGCCATGGCGCGCCCGATCCGGACCTTCGCATTCAAAGTGAAAGGGGATAACGGCCGCGTGTTCTATACCAATGGTAACAGCTACCTGAGCGATGGCACCCCCGACCCCATTTTTAAGTACGACATTCCGCTGCGTATCAATGTCACACGGCCACCGGTGTACGACTGGCAGCAGTTCACCCTGTCTGAGTTCAGCGACCTGCCGCCGACACCGGGTCGGATCAAACGTGCGTTGACCACCATGCGGGCGCTGGGAAACAGAACTGGCCACGCGATCACTGCAGGCGTATTCAACACACGGTGCACCCTGACGCTGCGCGATAACGCCGGCAAGGCGGTACCGATACGCGACGCAGTCGTGGTTCCGCCGGGCATGATCACCTGGACCATGAACCATCCCGATGACACGGTCCCCAGCTTCACTGGCTATGTCAAGCCTGGCGGTACCACTATTCATTGGCACAGCCTTGACAAAGTACCCGTCGGCTCACTTCCGCTGCCTGTGATCACCTCCCCCGTCCCTGCTGCCAGTTTGGTGCTGTGCGGCCGCGTCAATGTGCCGTTCACACCGGCTGCTTTCCGCGGACCGTGCACCGTGACCGTCATTGACGCAGCAGGCAACGAGCACAGCGCTGGGGTGATGTTCGACCCGGAAGACCGCAGCCGTCTGGTATTGACCGGGGCCCTGGACGCTTGAACCAGGGGCGACAATACCTACCTTAGAGGACACGGACATGAGCCTCCCCGTATCATCCGCCTCGCCGAGTATTCTCGCCACCGGCCAGATCCACTCAGAAGCCTATAATTTCCTGAGCAGTATCCAGGCTGGGGTCGACCCACGTACAGGTGCGTTCACCGCATCGATCACGCTGCCCCCTGTCGCCGCCAACGATTTGCGCGGGCCCCTCGTTTCTCTGGACTTGAACTACAGCCCGCTGTCGGCCGGCAACCAGGGCTTTGGCAAAGGTTGGAGGCTGGTTACCAGCTCGTGGGACAGTGCCAGCCAACACATTCAATTAGCCTCTGGGGAACGCTACCGCACCCAGTTCAGCGGCAATACCCTGATTTTTCCGGACGTTCCTCTGCCTGCGGTGACAGCCATAGTGGAAGGTGGCGTTATCTGGCTACGGTACCGCGACGGGGTTACCGAACGCCTGGAGCCCTTGCCCGGCGACAGCGGGGCTTGGGTGGTGACCCATATTGCTGCGCTAGACGGAAGTGCCGTCACGCTGCGCTGGACCGCCGTGGGCGCTGTCGCGCGCCTCCTGGATATCGTCGATGCACAAGATCGCCAACTCCTTGCGGTGCAATATGACAGCGAAGTATTCACCCAAGTGACGGCCATGCCTGGCACGGATGCCGAGGTCGTCATGACGTTCATGCAGGTGAACGGCGAGCTGCGGCGGGTGTGTGTAGACGAACTGGCTACCGACTGCTGGCAATTCACCTATGACTCCACGCTTCACCCTGGCCTGATGCTGCTGACCAGCTGCATGCAACCGACCGGCTTCAGGGAAGAGGTGCAGTACGACGTGCAAAACGGCCTGCGCCTGCCGGAAGGCGCGCCTTTGGCCACCATGCCGGTGGTCAGCCGCAGCGCAAAGATCACCGCCCCTGACGAGCCCATTCTGTACACGACCTACCGGTTCGACCTGCACGGCACCACCAATTACTTTGGTTGGCCGGTGGTAGAGCGTTGGCAAGACTATGCCGACAACCTCTACCACCACACCGATGAGCATGAGTTCATCTATGGCAGCGTCGAGACCCAGCTAGATGCGCAAAACAACCTGTTGGGCGAGGTCAGCCGTAGCTTCAATCGCTTTCACTTACTGATCCGCGAGCGAAGGGTGCAAGGTAGCGCACAGGTCGATACCGTCACCCACTACTATGCACGCCCGGATCTGGCTGTAGGGCAACAGGTGCCCTATTTCCTCTTCCCTCGCCTGGTCATAACCTCCAAAGCGTACCTGGACGAACGTAACCAGCCGATCCAGGCAATAACCACCACGGAGGAAACCCGTTATGACGACGAGGGCAATACGGTTTGGCACCGCGACGCCATCGGCACCGTAACCACCACCGAGTACTACCCGGGTAACGGTGAAGGGGACAATTGCCCCGCTGACCCACTGGGCCGGGTGTTGCGGGCAAAGACGCAGACCACCACACCGCCCCCCGGTACAGAGGGGCCCATCAAGCAAACCCGGTATCAGTACCGCGAACTGCCAGCCAGGCATGATGCCCCTGATTTCGTCCTGCCCCGTTTCATCACCCGGACAGCAGAGATTATCTATCAGGTCGAGGGCGACACGCTGACGGAACGGGTGCGGACCACCGATCAGCACATCGATGCACCAACAAGCCCCTACCACGGTCGCCTGCTATCGAGCACCCGGCTAAAAGACGGTCGGCAAACATTAACGGCCTATGCGTACGACACCACCACCGCGCATAGTGCCGACGGTACTGAAATACCCGTACTGCAAACCACCGCCACCCTGACGGGGGGCGACGGTACATGGATCACCACCTGTAATACGCAAAGCCTGCACACTGGCCAGACGGTGACTCATCAAGGCGACAATGGTGTGGTGGTGGCTTCAGCGTACGACACGTTAGGTCGTCTTACCCGGGAGTCGGTAGCCCCCACCAGTCTTTATGAGGCGTCGGTGAAGTGGGATTACAGCTGTTCGATCGCCAACAGCTGCCGCATTCGTACGTCCTCCACCGGCCGGGTTCGCCGGCTATGGTATGACACCATGGGGCGCGAGCTGCGAGAAGAAGCCCAGGATGACAGGGGCGGCTTCTACACCACCCGTTCAATCAAGTACGACCTTCTGGGCCAGAAGGTCAGTGAGACAACCTGCGATCCAGGTAACCCAGAGCTTGCGGCGTTGGTCCTGACCACCACCATGACGTATGACGACTGGGGGGAAGTGTTGACGACAACAGGCCCGGATGGCGTGGTCAACCACACGGTGAACAATCCCGTTTCGCTCACCGGTACTTCCTGGGTCACAGGCACCAATGGCCAGGATGGTATGCGCACCGTGACGACATACTCGCTGGCCGGCGACGTACTTGAAGAGCGGTTATTCGATGGCAATGGGCAGCTCCACCGGCGCCTGACCTGGTCCTACGACGGCCTCGGCCGTTGCGTCAGCAAGGTTGACGCCATGGGCGGGGAAACGCGCCAGGCGTGGGACGTGTTCGATCGCCTGGTCCTGACCCATCTGCCCGATGGTACTCAGGTGCACCGCACCTATGCACCCGGTCACGAAGACCTGGTTGCCACCATTGCCGTTAGCCACCCGTCGCTGGAGGGGGGCGCCGTTGTACTGGGCGAACGCCGCTACGACGACATAGGTCGCCTGCTTTCTGAGCGTACAGGCCAACGGACAACCCGGTGGACCTACCAACCCGGCAACCTGGATCCGGTTACCACGATTCTACCCAACGGTACGGAAGTGACCACTGAGCGCATTCCCGAACTCAGTAACGCCCTTGCCTCGATGCAAGCAGGGGATATCTGGGTCAGAAACGAATACGACCGGGTGCGGGGCCTGCTGACGAAATCCGAAGGCAACCTGGGGCATAGCACCCATGCCTGGTCCTTCTACGATGCGCCGCAGCGTTCAGACTATATCTGGACCGGTGATAAGGAACGCTCACAGGCGCAATGCAACACACCTGGGCAGCGGACTTCATCCCGGATCGATGCGGACGGTTCGCACACGTTCTTCAGCTTCGATGAGTACGGCAGGCCAAGCGAGCAGCGTGATCCCGACGCCACCGTTACCCTGGCCTATGACGCCTTTTCCCGTATTCAACGTCAACGCACGACGGCAACGGATGGAAGCCGCGAGATCGACGTTAATCTGACCTATGATGCACTGGGCCAGACAGTGCGCCAGGAAACCCGGACGCGTACGGGTAGCCAGACGGTACACCAGACAGAAGCACTGACATGGCGCCAGGATGGCAAGCTTCTGTCACGGATTCGTTCGGTCGATGGCACGCCTGTATTGACCGAGACCTTTGACTACGACGAACGCGGACGGACTGTCCTGCACAGGGCAGCGGGTACCCAATTACCCCAGGATGCTCATGGGCATCGCTATGTCGAACAGCGTTTCCAGTACGATGCGCTGGACAATATCCGCCGGCTCGATACCGTGCTGGCTGAGGGTGGCCTCACCAACATCACGCTCTTCGAATTCGGTGCCGATGAGCCCACCCAACTGGTTCGTGTCACCCACAGCGATCCCTCCTACCCTGCCCCGCTGGCCTTGTCGTATGACGCGTTGGGCAATCTGTCGAGCGACGAGCAAAAACGCCCGCTCCGTTATGATGCGCTCGGTCGGCTGACAGCCGTTACGTTGCACGATGGCTCAGAATGCCTGTGGCAGTATGGCCCGGGTGGAAATGTCGTCATGACCCATGATCAGGTTGGGCCTCGGTGGCGGTACTCAGTCGGTGATGTGGTCAGTTGCGAGTTGGCAAGCGACGTGGAGACGCGCTGGGTATATGCCGGCGCGGTACCGGTGGCGGAAAGCCGCCTGGCCGCTTCAATTCGTTCGGTCACTTTACTGGGTACCGATGGCCAAGGTTCAGTCACCACTGAGTTGGACGGTTCACTTCGCCTGCTGGAATACAGCGCGTATGGTTCCGCGCCCCAGCACGAACACCACACTCGGCTCGGGTACACGGGAGCGTTGCGTGAACCAGGGGTGGGCTGGTATTTGCTGGGGGACTATCGGGTTTACAACCCGGCCCTGATGCGTTTTCACAGCCACGATAACCTGAGCCCGTTCGACG
It encodes the following:
- a CDS encoding RHS repeat-associated core domain-containing protein, translated to MSLPVSSASPSILATGQIHSEAYNFLSSIQAGVDPRTGAFTASITLPPVAANDLRGPLVSLDLNYSPLSAGNQGFGKGWRLVTSSWDSASQHIQLASGERYRTQFSGNTLIFPDVPLPAVTAIVEGGVIWLRYRDGVTERLEPLPGDSGAWVVTHIAALDGSAVTLRWTAVGAVARLLDIVDAQDRQLLAVQYDSEVFTQVTAMPGTDAEVVMTFMQVNGELRRVCVDELATDCWQFTYDSTLHPGLMLLTSCMQPTGFREEVQYDVQNGLRLPEGAPLATMPVVSRSAKITAPDEPILYTTYRFDLHGTTNYFGWPVVERWQDYADNLYHHTDEHEFIYGSVETQLDAQNNLLGEVSRSFNRFHLLIRERRVQGSAQVDTVTHYYARPDLAVGQQVPYFLFPRLVITSKAYLDERNQPIQAITTTEETRYDDEGNTVWHRDAIGTVTTTEYYPGNGEGDNCPADPLGRVLRAKTQTTTPPPGTEGPIKQTRYQYRELPARHDAPDFVLPRFITRTAEIIYQVEGDTLTERVRTTDQHIDAPTSPYHGRLLSSTRLKDGRQTLTAYAYDTTTAHSADGTEIPVLQTTATLTGGDGTWITTCNTQSLHTGQTVTHQGDNGVVVASAYDTLGRLTRESVAPTSLYEASVKWDYSCSIANSCRIRTSSTGRVRRLWYDTMGRELREEAQDDRGGFYTTRSIKYDLLGQKVSETTCDPGNPELAALVLTTTMTYDDWGEVLTTTGPDGVVNHTVNNPVSLTGTSWVTGTNGQDGMRTVTTYSLAGDVLEERLFDGNGQLHRRLTWSYDGLGRCVSKVDAMGGETRQAWDVFDRLVLTHLPDGTQVHRTYAPGHEDLVATIAVSHPSLEGGAVVLGERRYDDIGRLLSERTGQRTTRWTYQPGNLDPVTTILPNGTEVTTERIPELSNALASMQAGDIWVRNEYDRVRGLLTKSEGNLGHSTHAWSFYDAPQRSDYIWTGDKERSQAQCNTPGQRTSSRIDADGSHTFFSFDEYGRPSEQRDPDATVTLAYDAFSRIQRQRTTATDGSREIDVNLTYDALGQTVRQETRTRTGSQTVHQTEALTWRQDGKLLSRIRSVDGTPVLTETFDYDERGRTVLHRAAGTQLPQDAHGHRYVEQRFQYDALDNIRRLDTVLAEGGLTNITLFEFGADEPTQLVRVTHSDPSYPAPLALSYDALGNLSSDEQKRPLRYDALGRLTAVTLHDGSECLWQYGPGGNVVMTHDQVGPRWRYSVGDVVSCELASDVETRWVYAGAVPVAESRLAASIRSVTLLGTDGQGSVTTELDGSLRLLEYSAYGSAPQHEHHTRLGYTGALREPGVGWYLLGDYRVYNPALMRFHSHDNLSPFDEGGLNGYVYCSSDPINRVDPSGHAWYDWILPATGLVLGIVSFGTAVIPFMAATAAIYAGTAAVTASYVALAGSAALATTSLGTGLASTFLQADGNSKAAMILGIVSTVTAVLSGGMKSVSGRLAPAAKATPGQVARRATPPTHSVVKESAAPKIFRTPPPGSNVANPGVYPNNAFTIPAHQLQYNHLMAIHRGVPGTFDNIRAISAANPLPLPSAPPVPASYVTFANTGNTPVQFYRADPRYVEELLRIGANKHPIYTPARLNALGNPRDHLLSTTQEVRDKVFSRVFPQSVSPDQALAMRRDIQVYTKILRAEEAAVR